The Opitutales bacterium ASA1 genome window below encodes:
- a CDS encoding formimidoylglutamate deiminase, with translation MPQPSNKPDTTRETGWYPDLVYTGGKFESGLAFFADPLGRITRFSREPADLAAARRLPGQAAVPGLVDSHALPLHRLLRGRVSDGTSPVFDPGAHGAAATLTADDLYDTARMAFLEMLLSGTTCVGAFVASGREPLAGSVAGSSLPDQLVLRAARDVGIRIAFFKTACIQNPATPANGAFADATEYAREMDELRAWVARELPGDETWLGVGLHGVDSTLPASLKSLGVYAHAQRMRLHVRMGDGGALGTSTLRALAAEGLVDKRTTLIHARLGEDDVRLLESARAAVCLCPSTEAALRADHALEERLQRAGVSVPLGTDGGARLSLLGEARRLAAATGAPVDAKRAAALLEHATVAGARSLGAPSGALEVGRPADFFTVHLFDPSIAGAAADTLLAHIVLALERRAIREVWIGARQRISAGRHPQQGPIVGRFVEAQRRLWPGVP, from the coding sequence GTGCCGCAACCAAGCAACAAACCCGACACCACGCGCGAGACCGGCTGGTATCCGGATCTCGTCTACACCGGAGGCAAGTTCGAGTCCGGACTCGCCTTCTTCGCAGACCCGCTCGGCCGCATCACGCGCTTCTCGCGCGAACCGGCCGACCTCGCCGCCGCGCGCCGGCTGCCGGGCCAAGCCGCCGTGCCGGGTCTCGTCGACAGCCATGCGCTGCCGCTGCATCGCCTGCTTCGCGGCCGCGTCTCGGACGGCACGTCACCCGTCTTCGATCCCGGCGCGCACGGCGCCGCGGCGACGCTCACGGCCGACGATCTCTACGACACCGCGCGGATGGCGTTTCTGGAAATGCTCCTCTCGGGCACGACGTGCGTGGGGGCTTTCGTCGCGTCCGGCCGCGAGCCGCTCGCCGGTTCGGTCGCGGGCTCCAGCCTGCCCGACCAGCTCGTGTTGCGCGCGGCGCGCGACGTCGGCATCCGCATCGCCTTCTTCAAGACCGCGTGTATCCAGAATCCTGCGACGCCTGCGAACGGCGCCTTCGCGGACGCCACCGAGTACGCCCGCGAGATGGATGAACTGCGCGCGTGGGTCGCGCGCGAACTACCGGGCGACGAAACGTGGCTCGGCGTCGGCCTGCACGGCGTGGACTCGACCCTGCCCGCAAGCCTCAAGTCGCTCGGCGTCTACGCACACGCGCAGCGCATGCGACTGCACGTGCGCATGGGCGACGGTGGCGCACTTGGCACGAGCACTCTGCGAGCCCTCGCCGCCGAAGGTCTCGTCGACAAACGTACCACGTTGATTCACGCCCGACTCGGGGAGGACGACGTGCGCCTGCTCGAATCCGCGCGGGCCGCGGTCTGCCTGTGCCCTTCGACCGAGGCGGCCCTGCGCGCCGACCACGCCTTGGAGGAGCGCTTGCAGCGCGCGGGAGTGTCCGTGCCGCTGGGAACCGACGGCGGGGCGCGGCTCAGTCTTCTCGGCGAAGCACGCCGCCTCGCGGCCGCGACCGGAGCGCCGGTCGACGCGAAGCGAGCCGCGGCGTTGCTCGAGCACGCCACCGTCGCCGGAGCCCGCAGCTTGGGTGCGCCGAGCGGCGCGCTCGAGGTCGGGCGGCCGGCTGACTTCTTCACCGTCCATCTCTTCGATCCTTCGATCGCCGGGGCGGCAGCGGACACACTGCTCGCCCACATCGTGCTCGCGCTGGAGCGGCGGGCGATCCGCGAGGTCTGGATCGGCGCACGCCAACGCATCTCGGCTGGTCGGCACCCGCAACAGGGTCCGATCGTCGGGCGTTTCGTCGAGGCGCAACGCCGGTTGTGGCCGGGTGTTCCCTGA
- a CDS encoding arylsulfatase produces MSVFPCPVRRVLRMLSAVVLLPPFVPLGMRAAPTFPARPNIVFILADDLGWGDLGSFGQREIDTPHLDRMAAEGLRFTHAYAGSTVCAPSRAALMTGQHTGRTSVRGNRRPDMKRGYFLGADDTTIASVLRDAGYATAAIGKWGLGFHGREATGLPDRQGFDYFFGYLNQTHAHNSYPSHLFRNGERVDLANTVPGEMPNGAGVSDNKAVFAQDLFIDEALSFIRAPRAQPFFLYFAPTLPHANNESEPFGLEIPNYGPYAARDWPEAKKALAAMISRLDHDVGRLLAELRARGLAEDTLVIFSSDNGPHKEAGGDPAFFTSSGPFQGWKRSLHEGGIRVPTIAWQPGSVPAGRVSEEPWYFPDLFPTFAALGGVTFDASRIDGMDIRPVLLGDREPELRRRLMYWEFHEGGFACAARQGNWKAILKKPGTPLELYDLAADPGETRDLAASFPEIAAQMAAAMRAARTDTPEWPAPPGY; encoded by the coding sequence ATGTCGGTCTTCCCCTGCCCCGTCCGGCGCGTGCTGCGCATGTTGTCCGCGGTCGTGCTGCTTCCCCCGTTCGTCCCTCTCGGCATGCGCGCCGCGCCCACGTTTCCGGCGCGGCCGAACATCGTCTTCATCCTCGCCGACGATCTCGGTTGGGGCGACCTCGGGAGCTTCGGCCAGCGCGAGATCGATACGCCGCATCTCGATCGCATGGCCGCGGAGGGCCTACGCTTCACGCATGCCTACGCTGGCTCGACCGTGTGCGCACCCTCACGCGCCGCGCTCATGACCGGCCAACACACCGGCCGCACCTCCGTCCGCGGCAACCGTCGCCCCGACATGAAGCGCGGTTACTTCCTCGGCGCGGACGACACGACCATCGCCAGCGTGCTCCGCGACGCCGGCTACGCCACCGCCGCGATCGGAAAATGGGGTCTCGGCTTCCACGGTCGCGAGGCCACCGGACTGCCCGACCGACAGGGTTTCGACTACTTCTTCGGTTACCTCAACCAGACGCACGCGCACAACTCCTACCCCTCGCACCTCTTCCGCAACGGCGAGCGCGTCGACCTCGCCAACACCGTGCCCGGCGAGATGCCGAACGGTGCCGGCGTGTCCGACAACAAGGCCGTGTTCGCACAGGACCTCTTCATCGACGAAGCGCTGAGCTTCATCCGCGCGCCGCGTGCGCAACCGTTCTTCCTCTACTTCGCGCCGACCCTTCCGCACGCGAACAACGAGAGCGAGCCCTTCGGCCTCGAAATACCGAACTACGGTCCCTACGCCGCGCGCGATTGGCCCGAGGCGAAGAAGGCCCTCGCGGCCATGATCTCGCGTCTCGACCACGACGTCGGACGCCTCCTCGCCGAACTGCGTGCGCGCGGCCTCGCCGAAGACACGCTCGTGATCTTTTCATCCGACAACGGTCCGCACAAGGAAGCCGGCGGCGATCCCGCGTTCTTCACCTCCTCCGGCCCGTTTCAGGGCTGGAAACGCTCGCTCCACGAAGGCGGCATCCGCGTCCCCACGATCGCTTGGCAACCCGGCTCCGTCCCCGCCGGCCGCGTCTCCGAGGAGCCTTGGTATTTCCCCGATCTCTTCCCCACCTTCGCCGCGCTCGGCGGCGTCACCTTCGACGCGTCGCGTATCGACGGAATGGATATACGCCCCGTCCTGCTCGGCGACCGCGAACCCGAACTCCGGCGGCGGCTGATGTACTGGGAGTTCCACGAAGGCGGCTTCGCCTGCGCCGCGCGGCAGGGCAATTGGAAGGCGATCCTGAAGAAGCCGGGCACGCCGCTCGAACTCTACGACCTCGCCGCCGATCCCGGCGAAACCCGCGACCTCGCCGCGAGCTTTCCCGAGATCGCCGCGCAGATGGCCGCCGCCATGCGCGCCGCCCGCACCGACACGCCCGAGTGGCCCGCGCCGCCGGGCTACTGA
- a CDS encoding sugar phosphate isomerase/epimerase encodes MNRRSFLEAVALLGAGALAHRAAAAASVSEPGPLRISLAQWSLHRTFRAKQADPMDFARIARRDFGIDAVEYVNQFYFENLSKALVEDLRKRAEYEGVRSLLIMCDGEGRIGAPEEAERRKTVENHRRWADAARALGCHAIRVNASSQGTFDEQQKLAADGLRGLVELCEPLGISVLVENHGGLSSHGRWLAGVMRLVDHPRCGTLPDFGNFTIDRRTDERYDRYQGVTELMPFAQAVSAKSHDFDDASGEETATDFARMLEIVRAAGYSGYVGIEYEGGRLSEADGIHATRRLLERHGCRV; translated from the coding sequence ATGAATCGTCGTTCGTTTCTCGAAGCCGTCGCCCTCCTCGGTGCCGGTGCGCTCGCTCACCGCGCTGCGGCCGCGGCATCCGTGTCGGAACCCGGCCCGCTTCGTATCTCCCTCGCGCAGTGGTCGCTGCATCGGACGTTTCGTGCGAAGCAGGCCGACCCGATGGATTTCGCGCGCATCGCCCGGCGCGATTTCGGCATCGATGCGGTCGAGTACGTGAACCAGTTCTATTTCGAAAACCTCTCGAAGGCGCTCGTCGAAGATCTGCGCAAGCGCGCAGAGTACGAGGGCGTGCGCAGTCTCTTGATCATGTGCGACGGCGAAGGTCGGATCGGCGCACCCGAAGAAGCCGAGCGCCGCAAGACCGTGGAGAACCACCGTCGGTGGGCCGACGCCGCCCGCGCGCTCGGTTGCCACGCCATCCGCGTCAACGCTTCCAGCCAAGGCACGTTCGACGAACAACAGAAGCTCGCCGCCGACGGTCTGCGCGGCCTCGTGGAGCTCTGCGAACCGCTCGGCATCTCCGTGCTCGTCGAGAATCACGGCGGCCTGTCCTCGCACGGCCGTTGGCTCGCCGGCGTGATGCGGCTCGTCGACCACCCGCGGTGTGGCACGTTGCCGGACTTCGGCAATTTCACCATCGATCGCCGGACGGACGAACGCTACGACCGCTATCAGGGCGTGACCGAACTCATGCCGTTCGCTCAGGCCGTCAGCGCCAAGAGCCACGACTTCGACGACGCCTCCGGCGAGGAAACGGCGACCGACTTCGCCCGCATGCTCGAGATTGTCCGCGCCGCCGGATACTCCGGGTATGTGGGAATCGAATACGAAGGCGGACGGCTGAGCGAAGCCGACGGCATCCACGCCACACGCCGCCTGCTAGAGCGTCACGGTTGTCGCGTGTAG
- a CDS encoding sulfide/dihydroorotate dehydrogenase-like FAD/NAD-binding protein, translating to MHLIVSKASLSPNVTKLVVEAPRIAKIRQPGQFVIVYRGPGAERIPLTIADADAAAGTITLVIQAVGKSTREIVAMEPGEALESVVGPLGRPTDMIEHGRALCIGGGVGTAVVHPIAQGLGERGVAVTSVIGGRSKEWVIYENELRRYGDVVVCTDDGSYGRKGFVTDATRELLEAGGIDIVYAVGPVPMMRAIANLTKPFGVHTIVSLNPVMVDGTGMCGGCRVSIGCETKFACVDGPEFDGHLVDFDELADRLSTYREAEQRASAACSADQCRIGRG from the coding sequence ATGCACCTGATCGTCTCCAAGGCATCGCTCAGCCCCAATGTCACGAAGCTCGTGGTCGAGGCACCCCGGATCGCGAAGATCCGGCAGCCGGGGCAGTTCGTCATCGTCTACCGGGGGCCGGGCGCCGAGCGGATACCGCTCACGATCGCCGACGCCGATGCCGCTGCCGGCACGATCACGCTGGTGATTCAAGCAGTCGGCAAGAGCACGCGCGAGATCGTGGCCATGGAGCCGGGGGAGGCCTTGGAGAGCGTCGTCGGCCCGCTGGGACGCCCGACCGACATGATCGAACACGGTCGCGCGCTCTGCATCGGCGGAGGCGTCGGTACCGCCGTGGTGCATCCCATTGCGCAAGGCCTCGGCGAACGCGGCGTCGCGGTGACGAGCGTGATCGGTGGTCGTTCCAAGGAGTGGGTGATCTACGAGAACGAACTGCGTCGCTACGGCGACGTCGTCGTCTGCACCGACGATGGAAGTTACGGCCGCAAGGGCTTCGTCACCGACGCGACGCGCGAACTGCTGGAGGCCGGCGGCATCGACATCGTCTACGCCGTCGGTCCGGTGCCTATGATGCGGGCGATCGCCAACCTCACCAAACCGTTCGGCGTGCACACGATCGTGTCGCTCAATCCCGTCATGGTCGACGGCACCGGCATGTGCGGCGGTTGTCGCGTGTCGATCGGTTGCGAAACGAAGTTCGCCTGCGTCGACGGTCCGGAGTTCGACGGGCATCTCGTCGATTTCGACGAACTCGCCGATCGCCTTTCCACCTACCGCGAAGCCGAGCAACGCGCCTCCGCCGCGTGTTCCGCGGACCAGTGCCGCATCGGCCGCGGTTGA
- the gltA gene encoding NADPH-dependent glutamate synthase, protein MSDSRTRMPLKERMKIDRQKMPEQDPDVRNSNFAEVNLGLAETFAMLEAERCLECRDPKCVKGCPVNVNIPLFITRLAMGDRAGAARSLLGDNALPAVTGRVCPQETQCECECIRAVKSKPVAIGYLERFVADWARAHPEALEQQKPQPTGRKVAIVGAGPGGLTAAGELAKRGHDVTVYEALHRPGGVLVYGIPEFRLPKKIVDEEVERLKQAGVKIECNVVVGRTWSLDELRADFDAVFLANGAGLPVFMNVPGENSKGVYSANEYLTRVNLMAAYRFPEADTPVLVGRRVAVVGGGNVAMDAVRTAKRMGAEEAIIVYRRTRDEMPARAEEIHHAEEEGIRFEYLVAPTEVVADDKRWVKGLKCVRMALGEPDASGRRRPQAVPGSDFVLECDVVVVAIGSRANPLLTATCPDLRLNKYGNIEVDSEGMTSLPGVFAGGDIVRGAATVILAMGDGKNAAQAIDRWLGGRSAAPSVEG, encoded by the coding sequence ATGTCCGACTCCCGCACCCGAATGCCGCTCAAGGAGCGGATGAAGATCGACCGGCAGAAGATGCCGGAGCAGGACCCCGATGTCCGCAACAGCAACTTCGCCGAGGTGAACCTCGGGCTGGCCGAGACCTTCGCCATGCTCGAGGCCGAGCGTTGTCTCGAGTGCCGCGATCCGAAGTGCGTGAAGGGATGCCCGGTCAACGTGAACATCCCGCTCTTCATCACCCGTCTCGCAATGGGTGATCGTGCCGGCGCCGCCCGCAGCCTCTTGGGAGACAACGCTCTTCCCGCCGTGACCGGCCGCGTGTGTCCGCAGGAGACGCAATGCGAGTGCGAGTGCATCCGCGCGGTGAAGAGCAAGCCGGTCGCGATCGGCTATCTGGAGCGTTTCGTGGCCGACTGGGCGCGCGCCCATCCCGAAGCATTGGAACAACAGAAACCGCAGCCCACCGGACGCAAGGTGGCGATCGTGGGTGCCGGTCCGGGTGGACTCACCGCTGCGGGTGAGTTGGCGAAGCGCGGGCACGACGTCACCGTCTACGAGGCGCTGCATCGCCCCGGTGGTGTATTGGTGTACGGGATACCGGAGTTTCGCCTGCCCAAGAAGATCGTGGACGAGGAGGTGGAGCGCCTGAAGCAGGCCGGCGTGAAGATCGAGTGCAACGTCGTGGTCGGCCGGACGTGGTCGCTCGACGAATTGCGGGCCGATTTCGATGCCGTGTTCCTCGCCAACGGCGCGGGCCTGCCGGTGTTCATGAACGTGCCGGGCGAGAACTCGAAGGGCGTGTATTCAGCGAACGAATACCTCACGCGCGTCAACCTCATGGCGGCCTACCGCTTCCCCGAGGCCGACACGCCCGTCCTCGTGGGCCGGCGCGTGGCCGTGGTGGGTGGCGGCAACGTCGCGATGGACGCCGTCCGCACCGCCAAGCGCATGGGCGCGGAGGAGGCGATCATCGTCTACCGCCGCACGCGCGACGAGATGCCGGCGCGCGCGGAGGAGATCCACCACGCCGAAGAGGAGGGCATCCGTTTCGAGTATTTGGTGGCTCCGACCGAGGTCGTGGCCGACGACAAGCGTTGGGTGAAGGGTTTGAAGTGCGTGCGGATGGCTTTGGGCGAGCCGGACGCATCGGGGCGACGTCGGCCGCAGGCTGTACCGGGATCGGACTTCGTGCTGGAGTGCGACGTCGTCGTGGTCGCGATCGGGTCGCGGGCCAATCCGCTCCTCACCGCCACCTGTCCTGATCTGAGGCTCAACAAGTACGGCAACATCGAGGTCGATTCCGAAGGCATGACCAGCCTCCCGGGCGTGTTTGCCGGAGGCGACATCGTCCGCGGGGCGGCGACGGTCATCCTCGCGATGGGCGACGGAAAGAACGCGGCTCAAGCGATCGATCGTTGGCTGGGCGGACGCTCTGCGGCACCCTCCGTCGAGGGCTGA
- a CDS encoding methyl-accepting chemotaxis protein: MKIGSTLMFTAVGGIVATAVIGLFVNKAIIFEQNVGLVREGMRAAVVEAESVRESIAELNRRGAFDTARLVAEAKATTDMRSTAIYRTVPVVAAWTAIQEAAKVQGHTFRVTKHQARNPDNLPDEREKQILAYLDGPEAPEEFFEVDRAANRITLARPIVLTRDCLSCHGDPKTSPTGDGKDVLGFAMEDWRAGQRHGAFILSTTLDGVDAAVTASVIESSAWTLGALLLVVGFATFVSRRIARDMDATLGLVDRVSRGDLGAKVDIVSKNELRAIGEALNGMVDGLGRDIASVARTAESVAHASHDLSAVSTQVSANSEETTTQVTVVASAAEQVSASVATVATAAEEMTASIREIAHQTSDAAEVAAKAAKMTESTNETMHRLGASSVEVGNVLEMIASIAAQTNLLALNATIESARAGEAGKGFAVVASEVKELARQTAAATEQIASRIKAIQADTEGAVGAIGEISGIVGRIHSIQTTIAGAVEEQAATMAEISRNSAEAAKGSSEIAQNILAVSDAARSSTEASASSAQSAAGLSGMSGQLLEVVSRFSLAPSDAGDADGSKDVAATSTGNGVASMPLRARKAPTRAPAGAGRR; encoded by the coding sequence ATGAAAATCGGTTCTACCCTCATGTTCACTGCCGTCGGCGGTATCGTCGCGACGGCGGTCATCGGGCTGTTCGTCAACAAGGCGATCATCTTCGAGCAAAACGTCGGGCTCGTGCGTGAAGGCATGCGAGCGGCGGTCGTGGAAGCGGAGAGCGTGCGCGAGTCGATCGCCGAGCTGAACAGGCGCGGTGCGTTCGACACCGCGAGACTGGTGGCCGAAGCGAAGGCCACCACCGACATGCGCTCCACGGCGATCTACCGCACTGTACCCGTGGTCGCTGCCTGGACCGCGATCCAGGAGGCCGCAAAGGTGCAAGGGCACACGTTTCGCGTGACGAAGCATCAGGCGCGCAATCCCGACAACCTGCCCGACGAGCGCGAGAAGCAGATCCTCGCGTATCTCGACGGTCCCGAGGCACCGGAGGAGTTTTTCGAAGTCGATCGTGCGGCGAATCGCATCACTCTGGCCCGCCCCATCGTGCTCACGCGCGATTGTCTCTCGTGTCACGGTGATCCGAAGACCAGCCCAACGGGCGACGGCAAGGACGTGCTCGGATTCGCGATGGAGGATTGGAGGGCGGGTCAGCGCCATGGTGCGTTCATACTCAGCACCACGCTCGACGGCGTGGACGCCGCCGTGACCGCGAGTGTGATCGAGTCGAGCGCGTGGACCCTCGGAGCACTCTTGCTCGTGGTCGGGTTCGCGACCTTCGTGAGCCGCCGGATCGCGCGGGACATGGACGCCACCTTGGGGCTCGTGGATCGCGTCAGCCGCGGGGATCTCGGAGCGAAGGTGGACATCGTATCCAAGAACGAACTACGGGCGATCGGCGAAGCGCTCAACGGCATGGTCGACGGTCTCGGGCGCGACATCGCCTCGGTGGCGCGGACGGCGGAGAGCGTGGCCCACGCGTCGCACGATCTTTCGGCCGTGAGTACGCAGGTGAGCGCGAACTCGGAAGAGACCACGACGCAGGTGACCGTCGTCGCGAGTGCAGCCGAGCAGGTGAGCGCGAGCGTCGCGACCGTCGCGACAGCGGCCGAGGAGATGACCGCCTCGATCCGCGAGATAGCGCACCAGACCTCCGATGCGGCGGAAGTCGCGGCGAAGGCGGCGAAGATGACCGAGTCGACCAACGAGACCATGCACCGCCTCGGCGCCTCCAGCGTGGAGGTCGGCAACGTCCTGGAGATGATCGCCTCGATCGCCGCGCAGACCAATCTGCTCGCGCTCAACGCCACCATCGAATCGGCGCGGGCCGGCGAGGCCGGCAAGGGCTTCGCCGTCGTGGCGAGCGAGGTGAAGGAACTCGCGCGCCAGACGGCAGCCGCCACCGAGCAGATCGCGTCCCGCATCAAGGCCATCCAAGCCGACACCGAGGGTGCCGTGGGTGCCATCGGCGAGATCAGCGGCATCGTGGGTCGTATCCACTCCATCCAGACGACGATCGCCGGAGCGGTCGAGGAGCAGGCGGCGACCATGGCCGAGATATCGCGCAACTCCGCCGAAGCCGCCAAGGGCAGCTCGGAGATCGCGCAAAACATCCTCGCGGTGTCCGATGCGGCGCGCAGCTCGACCGAGGCGTCGGCTTCGTCGGCGCAATCCGCGGCGGGGCTCTCCGGAATGTCTGGGCAATTGCTCGAGGTGGTTTCCCGTTTTTCGCTCGCTCCGAGCGATGCCGGTGACGCCGACGGTTCCAAGGACGTTGCGGCGACGTCGACGGGGAATGGTGTCGCCTCCATGCCTCTGCGCGCTCGCAAGGCACCGACGCGCGCCCCGGCCGGCGCGGGACGACGTTGA
- a CDS encoding metallophosphoesterase family protein — MLRIAVIADTHDKLPGYVVDALCRADEVWHLGDVCDPSTLDPLLELNCRIEVVQGNCDGWNGWPTTRRLVREGRVFHLEHIPPLRPPADVDIVLHGHTHVPRDEMVLGVRYLNPGCITRPNRGAPASMAWLTLPGDGTLEWQVVRLVELA; from the coding sequence ATGCTGCGCATCGCCGTCATCGCGGACACGCACGACAAACTGCCGGGCTACGTGGTCGACGCTCTTTGCCGTGCCGACGAGGTCTGGCACCTCGGCGACGTGTGCGATCCGTCGACCCTCGATCCGTTGCTGGAGTTGAACTGCCGCATCGAAGTCGTGCAGGGCAACTGCGACGGCTGGAACGGCTGGCCGACGACGCGGCGCCTCGTGCGCGAGGGTCGTGTGTTTCACCTGGAGCACATCCCACCCCTGCGCCCGCCGGCCGACGTCGACATCGTGCTGCACGGCCACACGCACGTCCCGCGCGACGAGATGGTGCTCGGTGTCCGCTACCTCAATCCCGGCTGCATCACCCGACCCAACCGCGGTGCCCCCGCCAGCATGGCGTGGCTCACCCTGCCCGGCGACGGCACGTTGGAGTGGCAAGTGGTGCGTCTGGTCGAGCTGGCTTGA
- the gutB gene encoding sorbitol dehydrogenase encodes MHAIRLSGLRHLDRDELPDPGPPCGGEVLVQVGAVGICGSDLHMFETGRIGTTVHDRPFVPGHEFMGTVLAVGPGARDGTGALLAAGMRIAIDPQIACHACEWCEAGHPNLCPHHRFFGVFPTDGALCERLVAPARNCFQIPDTLSDAGGALLETLGVALHAVDLAHLRVGWSGAVIGCGPVGLLLVRLAALAGVRPLVAVDPLPWRAELARSFGATHIVRGRAEENVGTVLRATGARGCDVVFEAASAGPEAQAATELATPGGRVVLVGIPGDDRLALTHSVARRKGLTLVFSRRMKHVYPRAIALASGRESAVDLDALITHEFVLADTMRAFELHAAYADGVIKTIVYPGR; translated from the coding sequence ATGCACGCCATCCGCCTGAGTGGACTGCGACACCTCGACCGCGACGAACTCCCCGACCCCGGCCCACCTTGCGGGGGCGAGGTGCTCGTGCAGGTGGGTGCGGTCGGCATCTGCGGCTCCGACCTGCACATGTTCGAAACGGGGCGCATCGGCACGACCGTGCACGACCGACCGTTCGTGCCGGGGCACGAGTTCATGGGCACCGTCCTCGCCGTCGGGCCGGGCGCTCGCGACGGCACGGGGGCTCTGCTCGCCGCCGGCATGCGCATTGCGATCGATCCGCAGATCGCCTGTCACGCCTGCGAGTGGTGCGAGGCCGGTCACCCGAATCTCTGTCCCCACCACCGCTTCTTCGGTGTGTTTCCCACCGACGGCGCGCTGTGCGAACGCCTGGTGGCACCGGCACGCAACTGTTTCCAGATTCCGGATACGCTGAGCGACGCCGGTGGCGCGTTGCTGGAGACGCTCGGCGTGGCGTTGCACGCGGTCGATCTCGCGCATCTGCGGGTCGGATGGAGCGGAGCCGTGATCGGCTGCGGGCCGGTGGGCCTGCTGCTCGTCCGCCTCGCGGCACTCGCCGGAGTGCGCCCGCTCGTCGCCGTCGATCCCTTGCCGTGGCGGGCGGAACTGGCGCGCAGCTTCGGAGCCACGCACATCGTCCGCGGGCGGGCCGAGGAAAACGTCGGCACCGTGCTGCGCGCGACCGGCGCGCGCGGATGCGACGTGGTCTTCGAAGCCGCGTCCGCCGGACCCGAAGCGCAAGCGGCCACCGAACTCGCGACGCCCGGCGGCCGCGTCGTGCTCGTGGGCATCCCGGGCGACGATCGGCTCGCACTCACGCACTCCGTGGCGCGGCGCAAGGGGCTCACGCTCGTGTTTTCCCGACGCATGAAACACGTCTATCCACGTGCCATCGCGCTCGCCTCGGGCCGCGAGTCGGCGGTCGACCTCGATGCGTTGATCACGCACGAGTTCGTGCTCGCGGACACCATGCGCGCCTTCGAACTCCACGCCGCCTACGCCGACGGCGTGATCAAGACGATCGTGTATCCGGGCCGCTGA
- a CDS encoding sigma-70 family RNA polymerase sigma factor, producing MERLDDAEDKRLMAELSAGRDHALDRIVHRWQRPLRTFILRSTGDEADADDLLQETFVRVYKHRLRYQPTHRFSTWVYTIALNLCRNHAEKRDRRPQVSLDAPIAGTEPDAFGAQGLLALHASDAPSPAAAALDEERAEAVREAVQALPDEMREAVLLFEFQELSYAEIAEIVGSTPKAVESRLYRARAHLRQILARWLAD from the coding sequence ATGGAGCGACTCGACGACGCCGAAGACAAGCGCCTGATGGCCGAGCTCTCCGCCGGTCGCGATCATGCGCTCGACCGGATCGTGCACCGCTGGCAACGCCCCTTGCGCACCTTCATCCTGCGCTCGACGGGCGACGAGGCGGACGCCGACGACCTCCTCCAAGAGACGTTCGTGCGCGTCTACAAGCACCGCCTTCGCTACCAGCCCACGCATCGTTTCTCCACCTGGGTTTACACCATCGCGCTGAATCTCTGCCGCAACCACGCCGAGAAACGCGACCGCCGGCCGCAAGTCTCGCTCGATGCTCCGATCGCCGGTACCGAGCCGGACGCCTTCGGCGCACAAGGCCTCCTCGCCCTGCACGCCTCCGATGCGCCTTCGCCCGCCGCTGCTGCGCTCGACGAAGAACGCGCCGAAGCCGTGCGCGAAGCCGTGCAGGCACTTCCCGACGAGATGCGCGAGGCCGTGCTCTTGTTCGAATTTCAGGAGCTTTCCTATGCGGAGATCGCGGAGATCGTCGGCTCCACACCGAAAGCGGTCGAATCCCGTCTTTATCGCGCGCGTGCACACTTGCGCCAGATCCTCGCCCGCTGGCTCGCGGACTGA